The following proteins are encoded in a genomic region of Hyla sarda isolate aHylSar1 chromosome 3, aHylSar1.hap1, whole genome shotgun sequence:
- the LOC130360919 gene encoding taste receptor type 2 member 39-like produces MEFSTRYFLLAVFYMICLVGFTVNMIMVAANLMKWKNLRSLPTYNKILSSLASSRALDFLTFIINNSINVFFPWLLKNNVVMLTLNMEIMFVFCSSLWLATLLCVFYCVKIVTYNYKLFIFLKTRISTMVPWLILSSLLISLISSLIYAWYSYDLKLQNLSNGSTGNMAGYELVAVPNYNNKFLLFSLGSIPPFLILCVSISLLIHFLLIHTRRMRSNESHTQSPNLKSHFGALKSMSLFLVLQIMYVIFLITYNSHTFLYVKHSAQISSLIPCSLQLLHSLYMISSSSEVKKMFPSALCFSR; encoded by the coding sequence ATGGAATTTTCTACCAGATATTTTCTCCTAGCCGTGTTCTATATGATCTGCCTGGTGGGATTCACAGTAAATATGATTATGGTGGCGGCTAACCTCATGAAATGGAAAAACCTGAGATCTCTCCCGACCTATAATAAGATCCTCAGCTCTTTGGCGTCCTCCAGAGCTTTAGATTTTCTGACTTTCATTATAAATAACTCCATCAAtgtattttttccatggctattGAAAAACAATGTTGTGATGTTAACCTTAAATATGGAGATTATGTTCGTCTTCTGCAGCAGTCTCTGGTTGGCCaccctcctctgtgtcttctacTGTGTGAAGATTGTGACCTACAACTATAAACTCTTCATcttcctgaagacccggatctccACCATGGTCCCGTGGTTGATTCTGTCCTCTCTGCTGATCTCACTGATCTCCAGCCTTATATATGCTTGGTACAGTTATGACCTAAAGCTACAGAATTTATCCAATGGTTCTACTGGAAATATGGCTGGGTATGAACTTGTTGCAGTCCCAAACTATAATAACAAGTTCTTGCTTTTTTCTCTAGGCAGCATTCCTCCATTTCTTATATTATGTGTCTCCATCTCCTTGTTGATTCATTTCCTCCTCATTCACACCAGACGGATGAGGAGCAATGAGTCACATACCCAGAGCCCAAACCTAAAATCTCACTTTGGTGCTTTGAAAAGTATGAGCTTATTTTTGGTGCTACAGATAATGTATGTTATATTTCTGATCACATACAATTCTCATACATTTCTATATGTAAAGCATTCCGCTCAGATTTCTTCTCTAATACCCTGTAGCCTCCAGTTGCTCCATTCTCTCTACATGATCTCTTCCAGCAGTGAGGTGAAGAAGATGTTTCCCTCAGCACTCTGCTTCTCTCGGTGA